The following coding sequences lie in one Lolium perenne isolate Kyuss_39 chromosome 2, Kyuss_2.0, whole genome shotgun sequence genomic window:
- the LOC139835457 gene encoding uncharacterized protein gives MDVLSAMLRAAEHAGVLSDLTPLGLSSRVSLYADDVVIFAKATVPDLQVVWAVPGCFGAASGLKANPAKSTAAPIQCSEDLLAVVAPSLPCPLGLLPCSYLGLPLSIRKPRKAELQTLLDKLAAKLPFWKARLMTREGRLVYIQAVMTASVVYHLLALDMDPWFIKAVDKLRRGFFWAGREDARGDVRVSGEARALFDASVRIEVGSGASILLWEDAWIGGLTAATIAPDLLSLVRVSVRRRRSVQEGLAGNAWTADITGELSVEAVIQYLRLWAAIAQVPRSGAEEDRFGWKWRGDGQFSSKSAYRVLWHGTCGLPGATLVWDSFAPLQYKLHAWLALRRHCWTADRRRRRGLPTHTLCPLCNVVDETLDHLSLHYVYAHGVWSGLEARLGLPDIVPMGVEGIKDWWLQAALRFPPAGRKKANSLIMLTLRMLWLERNARVFDGKTAPVDVTLRLVLEEWRVGVSVEVGGLEMYTSLACFRRPVWVVALFRLYGTSWSASYA, from the exons ATGGACGTCCTCTCGGCCATGCTCCGTGCCGCCGAGCACGCTGGTGTGCTTTCGGACCTCACTCCCCTTGGCCTGAGCAGCAGGGTCTCCCTCTACGCCGACGATGTGGTCATCTTTGCCAAGGCGACGGTTCCGGATCTTCAGGTGGTTTGGGCCGTCCCTGGATGCTTTGGAGCGGCGTCGGGGCTCAAGGCGAACCCAGCCAAGAGCACGGCGGCTCCGATACAGTGCTCTGAGGACTTGCTGGCAGTTGTGGCGCCGTCGCTACCGTGCCCTCTCGGGCTCCTTCCATGTTCCTACCTGGGACTGCCGCTGTCCATTAGGAAGCCGAGGAAGGCGGAACTGCAGACCCTACTGGATAAGCTGGCGGCCAAGCTTCCGTTCTGGAAGGCTAGACTCATGACGAGAGAGGGGCGGTTGGTGTACATCCAGGCCGTCATGACGGCCTCGGTTGTCTATCACCTTCTCGCCTTAGACATGGATCCTTGGTTCATCAAGGCGGTGGACAAGCTTCGACGTGGATTCTTCTGGGCCGGCAGGGAAGACGCTAGGGGAG ACGTCCGGGTCAGCGGCGAGGCGCGTGCTTTGTTCGATGCTTCGGTAAGGATCGAAGTTGGGAGCGGTGCCTCCATTCTGTTATGGGAGGATGCCTGGATCGGTGGCCTCACTGCCGCGACCATCGCCCCGGATCTCCTCAGCCTCGTCAGGGTGTCCGTTCGCCGGCGCCGGTCAGTTCAGGAAGGCCTGGCGGGGAACGCGTGGACTGCGGATATCACCGGCGAGCTTTCCGTGGAGGCAGTGATTCAATACCTGCGACTCTGGGCGGCTATCGCGCAGGTGCCGCGGAGTGGGGCTGAGGAGGACCGGTTCGGCTGGAAGTGGCGCGGCGACGGGCAGTTTTCCTCTAAGTCTGCTTACCGTGTACTCTGGCATGGTACGTGCGGGCTGCCAGGGGCGACGTTAGTTTGGGACTCCTTCGCGCcactgcaatacaagttgcatgcgtGGCTGGCCCTTAGGCGTCACTGTTGGACGGCGGACCGAAGGCGGCGCCGCGGGTTGCCCACTCACACGCTATGCCCCCTTtgcaatgtcgtcgatgaaacccTCGACCACCTCTCGCTTCACTACGTCTACGCCCATGGGGTGTGGTCCGGCTTGGAGGCTCGGCTTGGTCTTCCAGACATCGTTCCTATGGGGGTCGAGGGCATCAAGGATTGGTGGCTCCAGGCGGCCCTTCGGTTCCCGCCGGCAGGGAGGAAGAAGGCCAACTCGCTCATCATGCTTACCTTGCGCATGCTTTGGCTTGAACGAAATGCCAGGGTTTTTGATGGGAAGACCGCTCCGGTGGATGTTACCTTGAGGCTAGTCCTTGAGGAGTGGAGGGTCGGTGTGAGTGTAGAGGTAGGCGGACTAGAGATGTACACTAGTTTGGCCTGCTTTCGTAGGCCGGTTTGGGTGGTGGCTCTCTTTCGTTTGTATGGGACATCCTGGTccgcttcttatgcttaa